One stretch of Oncorhynchus tshawytscha isolate Ot180627B linkage group LG21, Otsh_v2.0, whole genome shotgun sequence DNA includes these proteins:
- the LOC112220872 gene encoding transmembrane 9 superfamily member 2 isoform X2 — protein sequence MKTRIDMDFVLVFTLVAFSTCSGFYLPGLAPVSFCEDGKGGDDCQTLIQLFVNRLDSVESVLPYEYDVFDFCKDDNERRPSENLGQVLFGERIETSPYKFSFKKDVKCQELCTKVYTKGKSEDKNVLDFLKRGMQLNYQHHWIVDNMPVTWCYDVEDSQKYCNPGFPIGCLVTTDGRAKDACVINSEFNKKNTFYIFNHVAIKITYHNGEGEGWRGARLVAATLEPKSIKNADAEKPTCEGLPMEVPGEFDSDLKITYTYSVTFEENNDIKWASRWDYILVSMPHTNIQWFSIMNSLVIVLFLSGMVAMIMLRTLHKDIARYNQVDQEDAQEESGWKQVHGDVFRPPRKGMLLSVFLGQGTQIFIMTFITLFLACLGFLSPANRGALMTCSVVLWVLLGTPAGYVSSRLYKTFGGEKWKTNVLLTALLCPGIVFADFFLMNLILWVEGSSAAIPFGTLVAILALWFGISVPLTFVGAYFGFKKPAIEQPVRTNQIPRQIPEQSFFTKPVPGIVMGGILPFGCIFIQLFFILNSIWSHQMYYMFGFLFLVFIILLITCSEATILLCYFHLCAEDYHWWWRSFLTSGFTAVYLFVYAVHYFFSKLQIVGAASTILYFGYTSIMVLIFFLFTGTIGFFACFWFVNKIYSVVKVD from the exons ATGAAGACGCGGAtagacatggattttgtacttGTGTTCACGTTAGTTGCCTTCAGTACTTGTTCAGGATTCTACCTTCCGGGTTTAGCGCCAGTGAGCTTTTGTGAAGACGGTAAAGGAGGTGATGATTGTCAG ACTCTCATCCAGCTATTTGTGAATCGCTTGGACTCAGTGGAATCAGTTCTGCCATATGAATATGATGT CTTTGACTTCTGCAAAGATGATAACGAGAGGAGACCGTCTGAGAACCTGGGCCAAGTGCTATTTGGCGAGAGAATTGAGACGTCACCATACAAG TTCTCATTCAAAAAAGATGtgaaatgccaggaattgtgcaCCAAAGTCTATACGAAGGGCAAATCCGAGGATAAGAACGTGCTGGACTTCCTTAAGAGAGGAATGCAGTTGAACTACCAGCACCATTG GATTGTTGACAACATGCCAGTCACCTGGTGCTATGATGTGGAAGACAGCCAGAAATACTGCAATCCTGGATTCCCCATTGGCTGCCTCGTCACCACCGATGGCCGGGCTAAAGATGCTTGTGTCATCAAT TCGGAGTTCAACAAGAAGAATACGTTTTATATCTTCAACCACGTGGCCATCAAAATCACCTACCacaatggggagggggaggggtggagaggagctCGTCTGGTGGCTGCCACACTGGAGCCCAAGAG TATCAAAAATGCTGATGCTGAAAAACCGACATGTGAAGGCCTTCCTATGGAGGTTCCTGGAGAGTTTGACAGTGACTTGAAGATCACATACACCTACTCTGTCACCTTCGAG GAAAACAATGACATCAAGTGGGCCTCCAGATGGGATTACATTTTGGTCTCAATGCCTCACACCAACATACAGTGGTTCAG CATTATGAACTCTCTGGTCATCGTGCTCTTCCTGTCTGGCATGGTGGCTATGATAATGCTGAGGACCCTGCACAAGGACATCGCCAGGTATAACCAGGTGGACCAG GAGGATGCCCAGGAGGAGTCTGGGTGGAAGCAGGTGCACGGGGATGTGTTCCGGCCTCCCAGGAAGGGCATGCTGCTTTCTGTGTTCCTCGGCCAGGGAACCCAGATCTTCATCATGACCTTCATCACCCTCT TCCTGGCCTGCTTGGGGTTCCTGTCTCCAGCTAACCGAGGGGCTCTGATGAcctgttctgtggtgctgtgggtTCTGCTCGGGACCCCTGCAGGATACGTGTCGTCACGCCTCTACAAGA CTTTCGGTGGTGAGAAATGGAAGACCAATGTCCTGTTGACAGCACTGTTGTGTCCAGG GATTGTATTTGCAGACTTCTTCCTGATGAACTTGATCCTGTGGGTGGAGGGATCGTCGGCTGCCATCCCCTTCGGCACGCTAGTGGCTATCTTAGCTCTGTGGTTTGGCATCTCCGTGCCCCTCACCTTCGTCGGCGCCTACTTCGGCTTCAAGAAACCT GCCATTGAGCAGCCAGTGAGAACCAACCAGATCCCCAGACAGATCCCAGAACAGTCCTTCTTCACCAAGCCTGTCCCCGGCATCGTCATGGGAGGCATCCTGCCCTTCGGCTGCATCTTCATCCAGCTCTTCTTCATCCTCAACAGCATCTG GTCTCACCAGATGTACTACATGTTTGGTTTCCTCTTCCTGGtcttcatcatcctcctcatcacCTGCTCTGAGGCCACCATCCTGCTGTGCTACTTCCACTTGTGTGCAGAG GACTACCACTGGTGGTGGCGCTCCTTCCTGACCAGCGGCTTCACGGCCGTCTACCTGTTTGTCTACGCCGTACATTACTTCTTCTCAAAGCTGCAGATCGTAGGAGCCGCCAGCACCATCCTCTACTTTGGCTACACCTCTATCATGGTGCTCATATTCTTCCTCTTCACAG GTACCATTGGCTTCTTTGCCTGCTTCTGGTTTGTAAATAAAATCTACAGTGTGGTCAAGGTGGACTAA
- the LOC112220872 gene encoding transmembrane 9 superfamily member 2 isoform X1 — MKTRIDMDFVLVFTLVAFSTCSGFYLPGLAPVSFCEDGKGGDDCQTLIQLFVNRLDSVESVLPYEYDVFDFCKDDNERRPSENLGQVLFGERIETSPYKFSFKKDVKCQELCTKVYTKGKSEDKNVLDFLKRGMQLNYQHHWIVDNMPVTWCYDVEDSQKYCNPGFPIGCLVTTDGRAKDACVINSEFNKKNTFYIFNHVAIKITYHNGEGEGWRGARLVAATLEPKSIKNADAEKPTCEGLPMEVPGEFDSDLKITYTYSVTFEENNDIKWASRWDYILVSMPHTNIQWFSIMNSLVIVLFLSGMVAMIMLRTLHKDIARYNQVDQGDLIKVPSLQGKSISYEDAQEESGWKQVHGDVFRPPRKGMLLSVFLGQGTQIFIMTFITLFLACLGFLSPANRGALMTCSVVLWVLLGTPAGYVSSRLYKTFGGEKWKTNVLLTALLCPGIVFADFFLMNLILWVEGSSAAIPFGTLVAILALWFGISVPLTFVGAYFGFKKPAIEQPVRTNQIPRQIPEQSFFTKPVPGIVMGGILPFGCIFIQLFFILNSIWSHQMYYMFGFLFLVFIILLITCSEATILLCYFHLCAEDYHWWWRSFLTSGFTAVYLFVYAVHYFFSKLQIVGAASTILYFGYTSIMVLIFFLFTGTIGFFACFWFVNKIYSVVKVD; from the exons ATGAAGACGCGGAtagacatggattttgtacttGTGTTCACGTTAGTTGCCTTCAGTACTTGTTCAGGATTCTACCTTCCGGGTTTAGCGCCAGTGAGCTTTTGTGAAGACGGTAAAGGAGGTGATGATTGTCAG ACTCTCATCCAGCTATTTGTGAATCGCTTGGACTCAGTGGAATCAGTTCTGCCATATGAATATGATGT CTTTGACTTCTGCAAAGATGATAACGAGAGGAGACCGTCTGAGAACCTGGGCCAAGTGCTATTTGGCGAGAGAATTGAGACGTCACCATACAAG TTCTCATTCAAAAAAGATGtgaaatgccaggaattgtgcaCCAAAGTCTATACGAAGGGCAAATCCGAGGATAAGAACGTGCTGGACTTCCTTAAGAGAGGAATGCAGTTGAACTACCAGCACCATTG GATTGTTGACAACATGCCAGTCACCTGGTGCTATGATGTGGAAGACAGCCAGAAATACTGCAATCCTGGATTCCCCATTGGCTGCCTCGTCACCACCGATGGCCGGGCTAAAGATGCTTGTGTCATCAAT TCGGAGTTCAACAAGAAGAATACGTTTTATATCTTCAACCACGTGGCCATCAAAATCACCTACCacaatggggagggggaggggtggagaggagctCGTCTGGTGGCTGCCACACTGGAGCCCAAGAG TATCAAAAATGCTGATGCTGAAAAACCGACATGTGAAGGCCTTCCTATGGAGGTTCCTGGAGAGTTTGACAGTGACTTGAAGATCACATACACCTACTCTGTCACCTTCGAG GAAAACAATGACATCAAGTGGGCCTCCAGATGGGATTACATTTTGGTCTCAATGCCTCACACCAACATACAGTGGTTCAG CATTATGAACTCTCTGGTCATCGTGCTCTTCCTGTCTGGCATGGTGGCTATGATAATGCTGAGGACCCTGCACAAGGACATCGCCAGGTATAACCAGGTGGACCAG GGAGACTTGATAAAGGTTCCATCACTACAAGGAAAATCCATATCCTAT GAGGATGCCCAGGAGGAGTCTGGGTGGAAGCAGGTGCACGGGGATGTGTTCCGGCCTCCCAGGAAGGGCATGCTGCTTTCTGTGTTCCTCGGCCAGGGAACCCAGATCTTCATCATGACCTTCATCACCCTCT TCCTGGCCTGCTTGGGGTTCCTGTCTCCAGCTAACCGAGGGGCTCTGATGAcctgttctgtggtgctgtgggtTCTGCTCGGGACCCCTGCAGGATACGTGTCGTCACGCCTCTACAAGA CTTTCGGTGGTGAGAAATGGAAGACCAATGTCCTGTTGACAGCACTGTTGTGTCCAGG GATTGTATTTGCAGACTTCTTCCTGATGAACTTGATCCTGTGGGTGGAGGGATCGTCGGCTGCCATCCCCTTCGGCACGCTAGTGGCTATCTTAGCTCTGTGGTTTGGCATCTCCGTGCCCCTCACCTTCGTCGGCGCCTACTTCGGCTTCAAGAAACCT GCCATTGAGCAGCCAGTGAGAACCAACCAGATCCCCAGACAGATCCCAGAACAGTCCTTCTTCACCAAGCCTGTCCCCGGCATCGTCATGGGAGGCATCCTGCCCTTCGGCTGCATCTTCATCCAGCTCTTCTTCATCCTCAACAGCATCTG GTCTCACCAGATGTACTACATGTTTGGTTTCCTCTTCCTGGtcttcatcatcctcctcatcacCTGCTCTGAGGCCACCATCCTGCTGTGCTACTTCCACTTGTGTGCAGAG GACTACCACTGGTGGTGGCGCTCCTTCCTGACCAGCGGCTTCACGGCCGTCTACCTGTTTGTCTACGCCGTACATTACTTCTTCTCAAAGCTGCAGATCGTAGGAGCCGCCAGCACCATCCTCTACTTTGGCTACACCTCTATCATGGTGCTCATATTCTTCCTCTTCACAG GTACCATTGGCTTCTTTGCCTGCTTCTGGTTTGTAAATAAAATCTACAGTGTGGTCAAGGTGGACTAA
- the LOC112220873 gene encoding probable G-protein coupled receptor 101, which translates to MPTSEAPSVGSNSSTVPWDPGSSGPPGPTDWPSVANSVVKMVLISAIVCVSLFGNVVVLLVFQRKPQLLHVANRFVLNLLLADLLQTVLVMPFAIAATMPGVWPLDARLCQALVVLMHLFAFAGVNTIIVVSVDRYLAIIHPLSYPTRMTPHLGTNLIACTWVLSLLQSTPPLYGWGAIDFDRRHNVCSVVWSSSLSYSALVATFSFWLPVLIMLGCYWMVFRAARRQNALVHPIQTHSKSQPNQPPDPQAPCIGSPQRLPQQPPPPLDSFSAGGYPIRGRHRRFHYHCKAARVVFVIMASYILSMGPYSVLNTMSIRSSAAVPPWLASLALVLFFLQCCLHPYIYGYMHRSVRKEFLALLCGPLCRQGLLCHTSAQDSCFTVTDGRSTQPHLPSLAARVCPLRTWEEGTTTEATSSTMDRRSRDSRKDITSTSLSSERELTVHTTT; encoded by the coding sequence ATGCCCACTTCCGAGGCGCCCAGTGTGGGCAGTAACTCCAGCACCGTGCCCTGGgaccctggttcctctggtcCTCCTGGCCCCACAGATTGGCCGTCGGTGGCCAACAGCGTAGTGAAGATGGTGCTGATCTCAGCcatcgtgtgtgtgtctctgtttggtaacgtggtggtgttgttggtgttccAGAGGAAGCCTCAGCTTCTCCACGTGGCCAACCGCTTCGTGCTCAACCTCCTCCTGGCAGACCTGCTCCAGACCGTGCTGGTCATGCCCTTCGCCATCGCTGCCACTATGCCCGGCGTGTGGCCCCTGGACGCCCGCCTCTGCCAGGCCCTGGTGGTGCTCATGCACCTGTTTGCCTTTGCCGGAGTCAACACCATCATCGTGGTGTCAGTGGACCGTTACCTGGCTATCATCCACCCACTGTCCTACCCCACCCGTATGACCCCTCATCTGGGCACCAACCTCATCGCATGCACCTGGGTGCTCAGCCTGCTCCAGAGCACGCCACCCCTCTACGGCTGGGGGGCCATAGACTTTGACCGCAGGCATAACGTGTGTTCTGTGGTGTGGTCCTCTAGCCTGTCCTACTCAGCCCTGGTTGCCACGTTCTCCTTCTGGCTGCCTGTGCTCATCATGCTGGGCTGTtactggatggtgttcagggcAGCAAGGAGGCAGAACGCCCTGGTGCACCCCATCCAGACCCACTCTAAGTCCCAGCCTAACCAGCCTCCGGACCCCCAGGCCCCCTGCATAGGCAGCCCTCAGCGCCTGCCCCAACAGCCACCCCCACCCTTGGACTCCTTCTCGGCCGGGGGGTACCCCATCCGGGGCAGGCACAGACGTTTCCACTACCACTGCAAGGCAGCCCGGGTGGTGTTTGTCATCATGGCATCGTACATCCTGAGCATGGGACCTTACAGTGTTCTCAACACAATGTCCATTCGCTCCAGTGCTGCTGTGCCTCCATGGCTGGCCTCCCTAGCCCTAGTGCTCTTCTTCTTGCAGTGCTGCCTCCACCCCTACATCTACGGCTACATGCACCGCAGTGTGAGGAAGGAGTTCCTGGCCCTACTGTGTGGTCCACTCTGCAGGCAGGGCCTTCTCTGCCACACCTCTGCACAGGACAGCTGCTTCACCGTGACCGACGGACGATCCACGCAGCCCCATCTGCCCAGCCTGGCTGCCCGCGTCTGCCCCCTCCGCACCTGGGAGGAGGGCACCACCACGGAGGCTACCTCCTCCACCATGGATAGGAGGTCCAGGGACAGCCGTAAAGACATCACCTCCACCAGCCTGAGCTCTGAGAGAGAGCTCACCGTCCACACCACCACGTAG